The sequence GGCCGCGTCGAGGACGTCGGGCGGCACGGGGTCCACGGCGCGCAGCATGGCGACCACGTCCTCCTCGGACGGCCAGCCGTCGTCGTTCACGGCGCCACCTCCCTCACCCACCGGAGCCTTCTCCGGACGCCGAGATACGCGCCACCTCCGGATGGGTGCGCAACTTCTCCATGCACCGTCGTCGCGTCGGCCCGAGCGAGCCCCTCGGGACCCCGAGCAGCCCGGCGATGTCGTCGTAGCTGAGCGGCGGCGTGACGGCGAGGAGGCGGAGCAGCTCCTGGCAGCGGCGGGGGAGGGAGGCGACGGCCGCCCACAGCGCCCGGCGGCGCTCGTCGGCGATCAGGGCGGCGTCGGGGGCGGGCGCGGGGCCGCCCCGGTCGTCGAGGTCGAGGCCGGCCGGCACGGTCCGCCGCTTGGTGCGCAGCAGCGACAGGCACTCGCGCTGGGTGGTCGTCTTCAGCCACCCGGCGATGGTGGCCGGGTCGTCGATCGTGTGGAGCCGGGTGGCGACCCGCAGCCACACGCCCTGGGACACGTCGGCGGCGTCGGCGTGGTCGAGCCCGAAGCTCCTCGCCACCCCCCACACCATCGGCGCGAACTCCTCGACGAGCTCGCAGAACGCCCCCTCGTCCTCGACGGCCGCCCGGACGAGGTCGGCCAGCGGCCGGCTCAGCATCCCGGGACCGGCGCCGTCACGGGGCGACGCGGGTGACCGACCATCCTCCGCCTGCCGCCCGCCGGAACCTGACCCGGTCGTGGACGTGGTCGTCCCGGCCCTCCCACAGCTCGACCACCTCCGGCACCAGCCGGTAGCCGCCCCAGTCGGGCGGTCGGGGCAGCGGGCCGTCGCCGAAGCGCTCGCCCAGCTCGGCCACCCGGGCGAGGACGGCGTCCCGCCCGGCGACCGCCGAGTGCCCGTCGGAGGCCCACAGCACCACCTGCACCGCCCGGGGGAGGCCGGCGAAGCGCTCGTCGCACTCGCCGTCGGGCAGCCGCTCGACGGTGCCCTCGACCCGCACCTGGCGGTCCTGGCCGAGGAACCCGAAGCACAGCGCGGCCGACGGGTTGGCGGCCAGGTCGGCGGCCTTGCGGGTGCGGTGGTCGGTGAAGAACACGAACCCGTGGTCGACCTGGACCACGTTGACGTAGCGGGCCGACGGCCGCCCGTCCCGGCCGGCGGTGGCGAGGACGGCGGCGGCCGGGTCCGGCGCGCCCGTCGCCACCCACGACTCGTGCCACGAGCGGAACCGCGCCAGCGGGTCGTCGACCCCTTCCTCCAGCTCCCCCACGTCCACACCGTATGCCCGGATCCGTAGGGCATCCGCCAGCCGGTAGCGTTGCCCCTCCGTGAGCACGACCAAGCGGCAACGCCAGAAGGAAGGGCGGCTGGCGCGCCTGGAGGCGGCGCGGATCGCGCAGCAGCGGGCCCAGCGGCGGCGGCGGATCATCACCGCCGTGATCCTCGTCGTCGTGTTCGTCGGGGCGGCGTTCGCGTTCTCGGCGATGTTCGACGACGACGACGGCGACAGCGTGAGCGCCACCGACACGTCCACCACCGAGACGACGAGCGGCGAGCCCGAGGAGTTCACCTACGGGAACGGCGAGTGCCCGCCCGACGACGGCGCCGACGAGCCGAAGCTCGACTTCGAGGACGCCCCCCAGCTCTGCATCGACCCGGCCGCGTCCTACACGGCGGTGTTCGAGACGAGCGAGGGGACCGTCAGGGTGGCGCTCGACACCGAGCGCACGCCGGGCACGGCCAACAACTTCGTGGCGCTGGCCCGCTGGGGCTACTACGACGGCACCGAGATCTTCCGCACCGACACGTCGATCGACATCATCCAGGGCGGGTCCCCGCACACGAACGACAACTCCGACCCCGGCCCCGGCTACACGATCCCCGACGAGGGCGGCACGTTCACCTACCAGCCCGGCGACCTGGTGATGGCCCGCAGCGCGGCGCCGGACAGCGCCAGCGCCCAGTTCTTCTTCGCCACCGGCCCGAACGTCTCGGCCCTCGACGCGCAGGGCACCTACGTCACGTTCGGCCACGTCACCGAGGGCCTCGACGTGCTGGAGGAGATCCTCGCCCTGAACGTCGACGACCCGCAGAGCGGCCTCGGCGGCCACCCGAGCCGGGACGTCGTGATCGAGTCGGTGACGATCGAGGAGGAGGAGGCGCCGGCGTCGACCACGAGCACCACGGCCGACGACCCGTCGACCACGAGCACGACGGCCGCCTCGGGCTGAGCCTCACGGCCGCGGGGTAGCGGGGGCGCCATGGCCGACCCCGCCAACGGCGAGCTCACGTTCATCGGCACGGCGACGGTGCTGCTCCGCCTCGGCGACCTCACCGTCCTCACCGACCCGAACTTCCTGCACCAGGGCGAGCACGCCAAGCTCGGCTACGGCCTGCGTTCCCGGCGCCTGACCGAGCCGGCCATGCAGCCGCGGGACCTGCCGCCCCTCGACCTCGTCGTCCTGTCCCACCACCACGGCGACCACTTCGACGAGGTGGCGGCGGCCGAGCTGGACGAGGCCGTGCCGATCGTGACGACGCCGCACGCGGCGAGGAAGCTCGGCCGCCAGGGGTTCACGGCCGCCGTCGCCCTGCGCACCTGGGAGTCGCACGTGGCGGCGCGGGACGGCACGGAGGTGACGGTGACGGCGATGCCGGGCCGCCACGCGCCCCAGCCGCTCCAGGCCGCGCTGCCGCCGGTGATGGGCAGCCTGCTCGAGGTGCGCAGCGGGGACCGGCCGCCGTTCCGGATCTACGTCACCGGCGACACCCTGTTCGTCGACGAGCTGCGCGAGATCCCCCGCCGCCACCCCGACGTCGACCTCGCGCTCGTCCACCTCGGCGGGACCCGCATCGCCGGGGTGCTGCTGACCATGGACGCCGACCAGGGGGTGCGGGCCCTGCGCCTCGTCCGGCCCCGCACGGCCGTCCCGATCCACTACGACGACTACACGGTGTTCCGGTCGCCGCTCGCCGACTTCCGGGCCGCCGTGGACGGGGCCGGCGACCTCGCCACCGAGGTCGTGTATCTGGGGCGGGGCGAGACCTACCGGTTCTGAGCGGCCATGGCCGCCCCGGTGGCGGCCAGCGCGGCCCGCACCGACGGCGGGTCGAGCACCTCGACGCCGCCGCCCAGCATGACCAGCTGGGAGGCGGCGACCTCGTCGCTCTCGACGGCGAGGCTCACCTCCCGCCAGCCGTCCCCGTCGGGCGGGCCGGCGGCGGCGAGCGCCTCGCGGGCCGCGGCCTGGTCGACGGCGTGGACCAGCAGGCGGGCGGCGGCCGGCGACAGGCGGAGGCGGACGGTGGCGCGGAGCATCGACCGGTCGAACTCGGCCGACGCCGCCGACCACCAGGCGGCCAGGTCGAACCCGCCGGGTCGCTCGGCCCGCTCGTCGAGGCGGGTGGCGGCCCGGATGCGGCTCACCCGGTAGGTCGCCGGTCGGCCCCCCGACGCGGCGACGAGGTACCAGATCCCGCCCTTCAGCACGAGGCCGAGGGGGTCGAGCCGGCGGTCGACCTCGTGGCCGGGCCGGCCGTAGCGGACGTGCAGCCGGTGGCCCGACCACACGGCGTCGGCGACGGCGGCGAGGTGGGGCAGGTCCTCGTCGTGGTGGAACCAGCCGGGGGCGTCGAGGTGGAAGCGCTCGGTCACCCGCGCCGCCCGGCCCCGCAGCTCGGGGGGCAGGGTCGACAGCACCTTGGTGCGGGCGGCGGCGAGCACGGTGCCGAGGCCGAGCTCGGCGACGGCCGTGGGCGCGCCGGCGAGGAACAGGGCGGCGGCCTCGTCGCCGGTCAGCCCGTCGAGCCGGGTGCGCCAGCCCTCGACCAGCCGGATGCCGCCCCGGGGCCCCGTCTCGGTCCAGATCGGCACGCCGGCCTCCTGGAGGGCGGCGACGTCCCGGTACACGGTCCGCACCGAGACCTCGAGCGCGTCGGCCAGCTCGGCCGCCGTCGCCCGGCCCCGGCGCTGGAGGTGGAGGAGGAGGGCGACGAGGCGTCCGGCCCGCACGGCCCGCAGGCTAGGGCCCTTCCCTGACAGGAGATGTCAGGGAAGGTGAGCCAGGATCGTCGCATGGCCTCGTGGAACGACCTCGCCGCCGCCGCCCCCGACCTCGCCGAGCGGACGATGGCCCGCTTCCGGGCGACCGGGCTCGCCATCCTCGCCACCATCCGCAGGGACGGCTCGCCCCGCCTCACCGGCATCGAGGTGACGTTCAGGGACGGCGACCTCTGGCTCGGGATGATGGACGGGTCGCTCAAGGCGCTCGACCTGCGGCGGGACCCCCGCCTGGCGCTGCACGCGGCCACCGTCGACAAGGAGGTGCGCGACGGCGACGCCAAGGTGGCCGGGCGGGCCGTCGAGGTGCTCGACGAGGACGTCAAGGCCCGGTTCCTCGAGCACGTGGAGGCGGAGAACGGCCAGGCGCCGCCGGGGCCGTACCACCTGTTCAGGGTCGACGTCAGCGAGGTGTCGTTCCTGCGCCCGGCGGGCGACCACCTCGTGATCGAGACGTGGACGGAGGGCGGCCGGTACCGCTCGGTCGACCGCTACTAGCTTCGGCCTCGTGGCCACCCACGAGGTCCTGAACCAGCCGCCGCCGCTCGAGGGCCACGACGTGTTCGGGGCGGACGAGGCCCTCGTGGAGGCGGTGGCGCGGGAGGGGGCGGGCTGGGCGCTCGACGACCTCCACGACCTCGGCCGGCTGGCCGGCTCGCCCGACGCCATCGAGTGGGGCGCGGCCGCCAACGCCAACCCCCCGGCCCTGCGCACCCACGACCGCTTCGGCCACCGCGTCGACGAGGTCGCCTACCACCCGGCCTACCACCGCCTGATGGAGGTGGCCGTCGGCCGCGGGCTGCACACCGGGCCGTGGTCCGACCCCCGGCCGGGCGCCCACGTGGCCAGGGCCGCCGGCTTCGTCGTCTGGAGCCAGGTCGACGCCGGCCACTTCTGCCCCGTGTCCATGACCTACGCGGTCGTGCCCGCCCTGCGCGCCCACCCGGGGCTGGCGGCCGAGTGGGAGCCCCGCTTCGCGTCCCGCACCTACGACCCGTCGTCCCGCCCGGCCGCGGCCAAGGCCGGGGCGCTCGCCGGCATGGCCATGACCGAGAAGCAGGGCGGGTCCGACGTGCGGGCCAACACCACGCGGGCCGAGCCGGCCGGCGGCGACGGCGAGGTGGCGCTCACCGGCCACAAGTGGTTCTGCTCGGCGCCCATGTCCGACGCCTTCCTCGTGCTGGCCCAGGCGCCCGGCGGGCTCTCGTGCTACCTCGTGCCCCGGTGGCGGCCGGACGGGACGCGCAACGCCGTGCACCTCCAGCGCCTGAAGGACAAGCTCGGCAACCGGTCCAACGCCTCGTCGGAGATCGAGCTCGACCGGGCCTGGGGCCGCCTCGTCGGGGAGGAGGGCCGGGGGGTGGCGACGATCATCGCCATGGTCAACGCCACCCGGCTGGACTGCGTGCTCGGGGCGACCGCCGGGATGCGCCAGGCCGTCGCCCAGGCCACCCACCACGCCGCCCACCGGCGGGCCTTCGGCCGGGAGCTGGTCGACCAGCCGCTGATGGCGAACGTGCTCGCCGACCTGGCCGTCGAGGCCGAGGCGGCCACCGTGCTCGCCCTCCGCCTGGCCCGGGCCTGCGACGCCGGCGAGGGGCCGTTCCGCCGGCTGGCCACCGCCGTCGGCAAGTACTGGGTGTGCAAGCGCCACCCGGCGCTCGTCGCCGAGGCCCTGGAGTGCCTGGGCGGCAACGGCTACGTCGAGGAGTCGATCCTGCCCCGGCTGTTCAGGGAGAGCCCGCTGAACGGCATCTGGGAGGGCTCGGGCAACGTCATGTGCCTGGACGTGCTGCGGGCCATGGCGAAGGAGCCGGCCGCGCTGGCCGCCTTCCGGGAGGAGGTGGCGCTGGCCGCCGGCGCCGACCGCCGCCTCGACGCCGCCGTCGCCGCGCTCGACGCCGACCTGGCCGACCTCGACGGCATCGAGGCGAGGGCCCGCCGGGTGGTGGAGCGCATGGCGCTCGTGCTCGGCGGGTCGCTGCTCATCCGCCACGGCCACCCGGCGGTGGCCGACGCGTTCTGCGCCTCCCGGCTGGGCGGCGACTGGGGCCGGGCCTTCGGCACCCTGCCCCGCGGCGTGCCCTTCGGCACCCTGGTCGACCGGGCCCGCCCGAAGGTGGGCTGAGCCCGGCGGCGCCGTGCGGGGTCGCTACTGCTGGTAGTGCTCGACGGTCTCGGCGTCGCGGGCGCCGCTCTCGTCCGGGTCGAGCCCGGCCGACCGCTTGGCCCGGCGCTGGCGGAGCAGGTCCCAGCACCGGTCGAGCTGGACCTCGACCTCCTGGAGGCGCTGCCGGTCCTCGTCGCTCAGCAGGTTCCCGGCGTGGGCCTCGCGAAGGTGGTGCTCCTCGTCGATGAGGTCGTCGATGCGGCCGAGGATGTCGCGGTCGTCCATGGCGCCATCCTGCCCGCTCCGACCGATGACCACTCACCGCGGCCAAACGGCATGGCATCGGCCGCACACGGTGAGACTTGAGGAATCGGCTCAAGGATCGTGCGGTGCCGGCCGATGGGACCGCCGTGGCTCCCGTGCGACCGTCCCGCAAGCGGAGCGCCGGCATCGTGGCCGTCGCCATCGCCACCGTCCTCCTCGTCGCCGGCCCGCCGGCCGGGGCCCGCCCGAAGGAACGGGCCCCGGGGACCGACCGGGTCGAGCGGGCCGAGGCCCACCGGGCCGGGCCGCCCGGCCACCGCTCCGCCGGGCCCGGCCGCGAGGCCGCCGACGCCGGGCGCCGGCCCCGCCCGACGCCGCCGCCCGAGCAGGCGCCGGCCACGACGGCGACGTCCCTGCCGACCGAGACGCTCCCGCCCTCGACCACGACGACGACGACGGCGCCGCCGCCGCCGACGACCGAGCCGCCGCCGACGACCGAGCCGGAGCCGGAGCCGGAGCCCGACGTGACCGTCAGCCCCCCGCCCGAGTCGGGGGAGGACCCGGGCGTCGACGTGGCGCCGGGGTCGGAGGACGCCGTCGAGTACGAGACCGAGGAGGACCGCCCCGAGGTGACGATCGAGGCGACCGAGGACGGGCCGCCCGTCCTCGACGTGCTCGTCGCCAGGGACGCCGGCGGCGAGGCCCCGGCGTCCACGCTCGTGGTCCGGGTCGAGGAGCCGAGCACGGACCTGGCCGGCCCCGACGTGGCCGTCGTCCACGCCGACGGGGGCGTGGTCGTCACGCCGCCGGCCGGCGCCGACGACGTCGTCGTGGCCGTCGAGCCCGGCGGCCCCTCGGTGACCGAGCTCGGGGTGTCGGTCCAGATGGTGGGCGGCGTCGCCCGGGTCCTCGT is a genomic window of Acidimicrobiales bacterium containing:
- a CDS encoding sigma-70 family RNA polymerase sigma factor, whose amino-acid sequence is MLSRPLADLVRAAVEDEGAFCELVEEFAPMVWGVARSFGLDHADAADVSQGVWLRVATRLHTIDDPATIAGWLKTTTQRECLSLLRTKRRTVPAGLDLDDRGGPAPAPDAALIADERRRALWAAVASLPRRCQELLRLLAVTPPLSYDDIAGLLGVPRGSLGPTRRRCMEKLRTHPEVARISASGEGSGG
- a CDS encoding pyridoxal 5'-phosphate synthase, producing MGELEEGVDDPLARFRSWHESWVATGAPDPAAAVLATAGRDGRPSARYVNVVQVDHGFVFFTDHRTRKAADLAANPSAALCFGFLGQDRQVRVEGTVERLPDGECDERFAGLPRAVQVVLWASDGHSAVAGRDAVLARVAELGERFGDGPLPRPPDWGGYRLVPEVVELWEGRDDHVHDRVRFRRAAGGGWSVTRVAP
- a CDS encoding peptidylprolyl isomerase, with translation MSTTKRQRQKEGRLARLEAARIAQQRAQRRRRIITAVILVVVFVGAAFAFSAMFDDDDGDSVSATDTSTTETTSGEPEEFTYGNGECPPDDGADEPKLDFEDAPQLCIDPAASYTAVFETSEGTVRVALDTERTPGTANNFVALARWGYYDGTEIFRTDTSIDIIQGGSPHTNDNSDPGPGYTIPDEGGTFTYQPGDLVMARSAAPDSASAQFFFATGPNVSALDAQGTYVTFGHVTEGLDVLEEILALNVDDPQSGLGGHPSRDVVIESVTIEEEEAPASTTSTTADDPSTTSTTAASG
- a CDS encoding MBL fold metallo-hydrolase produces the protein MADPANGELTFIGTATVLLRLGDLTVLTDPNFLHQGEHAKLGYGLRSRRLTEPAMQPRDLPPLDLVVLSHHHGDHFDEVAAAELDEAVPIVTTPHAARKLGRQGFTAAVALRTWESHVAARDGTEVTVTAMPGRHAPQPLQAALPPVMGSLLEVRSGDRPPFRIYVTGDTLFVDELREIPRRHPDVDLALVHLGGTRIAGVLLTMDADQGVRALRLVRPRTAVPIHYDDYTVFRSPLADFRAAVDGAGDLATEVVYLGRGETYRF
- a CDS encoding WYL domain-containing protein, with the protein product MRAGRLVALLLHLQRRGRATAAELADALEVSVRTVYRDVAALQEAGVPIWTETGPRGGIRLVEGWRTRLDGLTGDEAAALFLAGAPTAVAELGLGTVLAAARTKVLSTLPPELRGRAARVTERFHLDAPGWFHHDEDLPHLAAVADAVWSGHRLHVRYGRPGHEVDRRLDPLGLVLKGGIWYLVAASGGRPATYRVSRIRAATRLDERAERPGGFDLAAWWSAASAEFDRSMLRATVRLRLSPAAARLLVHAVDQAAAREALAAAGPPDGDGWREVSLAVESDEVAASQLVMLGGGVEVLDPPSVRAALAATGAAMAAQNR
- a CDS encoding pyridoxamine 5'-phosphate oxidase family protein, which gives rise to MASWNDLAAAAPDLAERTMARFRATGLAILATIRRDGSPRLTGIEVTFRDGDLWLGMMDGSLKALDLRRDPRLALHAATVDKEVRDGDAKVAGRAVEVLDEDVKARFLEHVEAENGQAPPGPYHLFRVDVSEVSFLRPAGDHLVIETWTEGGRYRSVDRY
- a CDS encoding isovaleryl-CoA dehydrogenase, whose amino-acid sequence is MATHEVLNQPPPLEGHDVFGADEALVEAVAREGAGWALDDLHDLGRLAGSPDAIEWGAAANANPPALRTHDRFGHRVDEVAYHPAYHRLMEVAVGRGLHTGPWSDPRPGAHVARAAGFVVWSQVDAGHFCPVSMTYAVVPALRAHPGLAAEWEPRFASRTYDPSSRPAAAKAGALAGMAMTEKQGGSDVRANTTRAEPAGGDGEVALTGHKWFCSAPMSDAFLVLAQAPGGLSCYLVPRWRPDGTRNAVHLQRLKDKLGNRSNASSEIELDRAWGRLVGEEGRGVATIIAMVNATRLDCVLGATAGMRQAVAQATHHAAHRRAFGRELVDQPLMANVLADLAVEAEAATVLALRLARACDAGEGPFRRLATAVGKYWVCKRHPALVAEALECLGGNGYVEESILPRLFRESPLNGIWEGSGNVMCLDVLRAMAKEPAALAAFREEVALAAGADRRLDAAVAALDADLADLDGIEARARRVVERMALVLGGSLLIRHGHPAVADAFCASRLGGDWGRAFGTLPRGVPFGTLVDRARPKVG
- a CDS encoding DUF2630 family protein, translating into MDDRDILGRIDDLIDEEHHLREAHAGNLLSDEDRQRLQEVEVQLDRCWDLLRQRRAKRSAGLDPDESGARDAETVEHYQQ